The DNA segment TACGATATGATTAAACTCGCAGCTGAAGGTCAAAAAAGAAACCTTTCAAACTTTATAGAGTTTGCAACAATGCAATATTTAACATCCTCACAATTTGTAGAGAATGAAGAGATGGTAGAAATTATAGATGATAAAGAGCTTGTTCAAAACTTGATGAATGGTTTAGATGATTTCAAAAATGGTGACTACACCATTGTCTAAGTATCAGATTGCTGAAACTAAAACTTTCGAAAAAGTTAAAAAGAAAATAGATAAAAAATTATATTCAAAAATTGAACATTTTGTTTATCCTCAACTTAGAAAAAACCCTTTTTACGGAACTAATATTAAAAAACTAAAAGATGATTTCGAGGGTTATTATAGATATAGGATCGGAAACTATAGACTGTTTTATCTTATTGAGGGTGATAAGCTTATTGTAGTCGTTGTTGATTTCATACATAGACAACAAGCATACAACTAAACATAAGAGCTAATAAATTACCTAGCGATCTTTATATTAGTTAAAATCAGGTGTTAAAAATCAATTTTCAACCATCTACTCATAGAACTCACTCCTACGAGACTGTGAAATAACTATAGTTTTCTTCCGGAAGTGGGACTTTTGGGAATGCTAACCAATGGCACTCTCCACTATGTGTCCCGCAAAAAGGCGAGGTTGAAGCCTCACTTCCTAGTTATTTCACAGTCTCTACTATTTATTAGACTACAAAAGAGTCTAGGTTTTATATTTACTCTCTAAGATATTAAGATAGCAAAGATAGCCACTGCTTCTCATCAAAAATTAAGTGCTTTTTGAGTAGAATCGCATCATTTATTATAAACTCTTAAGCATACAAAGTCCTACTACTTTGCAAAAAGGAAAAAAATGCCAAAACGCACCGACATACACACGATTTTACTGATAGGTTCTGGTCCTATTATCATTGGTCAAGCTTGTGAGTTTGACTACTCAGGTACTCAAGCTGTAAAGACTCTAAAAGAGCAAGGGTATAGAGTTATTCTTATCAACTCAAATCCAGCAACTATTATGACAGACCCTGAGTTTGCAGATAGAACTTACATAGAACCAATCACAGAAGATGTAATAACGCGCATCATCAAAAAAGAAAGAGTCGATGCAGTTCTTCCAACTATGGGTGGACAAACTGCACTAAATGTAGCTACTAGTATGTATGAAAAAGGAATGCTTGAGGGTGTGGAGTTTTTAGGTGCATCTCCAGAGGCTATTCACAAAGGTGAAGACCGCTCAGCATTTAATGAAGCTATGATAAAAATAGGCATGGACTTACCAAAGAGTCGCAATGCTTATAGTGTTGATGAAGCTATAGAAGTTGCCCGTGAGATAGGTTTTCCAGTAATTTCAAGAGCCTCTTTTACACTAGCGGGTGGTGGTTCAGGCGTAGCTTACAACATGGAAGAATTCAAAAAGCTAGCACAAGAGGGCATCTCAGCATCTCCTGTAAATGAGATAGAGATTATGGAATCAATGCTAGGTTGGAAAGAGTACGAGATGGAAGTTATCCGCGATAAGGCTGATAACTGCATTATTGTTTGTTCTATCGAAAATTTTGATCCTATGGGTGTTCACACTGGAGACAGTATCACAGTAGCACCCGCTCTTACTCTAACAGACAAAGAGTACCAAAGAATGCGTGATGCTTCTTTTGCAATTCTTAGAGAGATAGGCGTAGATACTGGTGGATCTAATGTTCAATTTGCCATAGATCCAAAAACTGGCAGAATGATAGTTATAGAGATGAACCCTAGAGTTTCGCGCTCATCTGCTCTTGCATCTAAGGCCACTGGTTATCCTATAGCAAAAGTGGCAACTCTTTTAGCAGTTGGTTATACTTTAGATGAGATAACAAACGACATCACAGGAACTCCAGCAGCTTTTGAACCAGTTATTGACTATATAGTAACAAAGGTTCCTCGTTTTACATTTGAAAAGTTTCCTGAAGCTGTTAGCACGCTAAGTACAAGTATGAAGTCAGTTGGCGAGGCTATGGCTATCGGTAGAACTTTTAAAGAGTCTATGCAAAAAGCACTCTGTTCACTTGAGACTGGAGTTTGTGGTTTTGAGCCAATGCAAGGCGATGATGACTTTATAAAACACGAGATTCGCCGTCCAAATGCTGATAGAGCTTTGTTTGTAGCAGAGGGATTTCGCCGTGGTATGAGTATAGAAGAGATGTTTGATGCTTGTGCTATTGACCCATGGTTTTTATACCAACTTCAAGAGATAGTAGAGTCTGAGAGCACAATTACAAAAGATATTCTACAAGATGCAACACTTATGAGAAGCATCAAAGTAGATGGCTTTTCTGATAAAAGAATAGCCGAGCTAATAACTAAAAACTCAGAGCAAAAAACAACAGAGATGCAAGTCTATGATGCAAGAAAAAAACTAGGTATATCACTAGAGTTTAACGAAGTTGACACTTGTGCAGCAGAGTTTGAAGCTCTTACACCTTATCTCTACTCAACTACAAATATATCTATCTTACCTGATGTTAAAAATAGAGTGAGTGATAAGAAAAAAGTCCTTATCTTAGGCGGTGGACCAAATAGAATCGGTCAAGGTATAGAGTTTGACTACTGTTGTGTTCATGCTGCTTTTGCACTAAAGGAGATGGATATAGAGACTATCATGTACAACTGTAATCCTGAGACAGTTTCTACTGACTATGACACTTCTGATGTTTTGTACTTTGAGCCTATTGACTTTGAACATGTTAGAGAAGTTATAGAAAATGAGCAACCAGATGGCATCATAGTTCACTTTGGTGGGCAGACTCCCCTAAAGCTAGCAGATGGCTTAACAAAGATAGGGGCTAAGATTGCTGGAACTCCATCAGCCGTTATAGACTTAGCAGAAGATAGAGAGCAGTTTTCTAACTTTGTAAAAGAGTACAATCTAAAACAGCCTGCAAATGGACTAGCTAGAACTAAAGAAGAGTCTTACATCATAGCCGAAAAGTTAGGCTTTCCTGTTTTAGTTCGTCCCTCTTTTGTTCTTGGTGGCCGCGGTATGAGAATAGTTTACACAGAAGATGAGCTTAGAGAGTACATGGACTTAGCTATCTCAGTGTCAAACGAAGCTCCTGTTCTTATAGATAAATTTTTAGACCAAGCTATAGAGCTTGATGTTGATGCTATTAGTGATGGCAAAGATGTATATATAGGTTCTGTAATGCAACATATTGAAGAGGCTGGAATACACTCAGGAGATAGTGCTTGTTCACTTCCTCCTGTAAACCTCTCTGAGGAGATGAT comes from the Sulfurimonas hongkongensis genome and includes:
- a CDS encoding type II toxin-antitoxin system RelE family toxin, producing the protein MISKMVTTPLSKYQIAETKTFEKVKKKIDKKLYSKIEHFVYPQLRKNPFYGTNIKKLKDDFEGYYRYRIGNYRLFYLIEGDKLIVVVVDFIHRQQAYN
- the carB gene encoding carbamoyl-phosphate synthase large subunit yields the protein MPKRTDIHTILLIGSGPIIIGQACEFDYSGTQAVKTLKEQGYRVILINSNPATIMTDPEFADRTYIEPITEDVITRIIKKERVDAVLPTMGGQTALNVATSMYEKGMLEGVEFLGASPEAIHKGEDRSAFNEAMIKIGMDLPKSRNAYSVDEAIEVAREIGFPVISRASFTLAGGGSGVAYNMEEFKKLAQEGISASPVNEIEIMESMLGWKEYEMEVIRDKADNCIIVCSIENFDPMGVHTGDSITVAPALTLTDKEYQRMRDASFAILREIGVDTGGSNVQFAIDPKTGRMIVIEMNPRVSRSSALASKATGYPIAKVATLLAVGYTLDEITNDITGTPAAFEPVIDYIVTKVPRFTFEKFPEAVSTLSTSMKSVGEAMAIGRTFKESMQKALCSLETGVCGFEPMQGDDDFIKHEIRRPNADRALFVAEGFRRGMSIEEMFDACAIDPWFLYQLQEIVESESTITKDILQDATLMRSIKVDGFSDKRIAELITKNSEQKTTEMQVYDARKKLGISLEFNEVDTCAAEFEALTPYLYSTTNISILPDVKNRVSDKKKVLILGGGPNRIGQGIEFDYCCVHAAFALKEMDIETIMYNCNPETVSTDYDTSDVLYFEPIDFEHVREVIENEQPDGIIVHFGGQTPLKLADGLTKIGAKIAGTPSAVIDLAEDREQFSNFVKEYNLKQPANGLARTKEESYIIAEKLGFPVLVRPSFVLGGRGMRIVYTEDELREYMDLAISVSNEAPVLIDKFLDQAIELDVDAISDGKDVYIGSVMQHIEEAGIHSGDSACSLPPVNLSEEMIQRVEEQTQTIALGLGVIGLMNVQYAIYRDEIYLIEVNPRASRTVPFVSKATGMPLAKVATRVMVGETLRSSLEYYDKYEIVQEVNGLLKPKLKGHISVKEAVFPFHKLYGADLVLSPEMKSTGEVMGISSNFGVSFAKAQLSAGNKIPKSGTCFLSFVDTDKVHACEIASGLHKHGFKLVATKGTQAVIEADGIPCEVVLKISEGRPNIEDSMKNDEIAMAINTSDNNTSKKDAIVIRQEVLKRNIPYFTTLSAARALILSLDEIGDDSWLDSKALQDFLT